The DNA sequence GATATTTTCTCCTGATAAATTAATAGGCATTTTTAGCACTTCTACTGATTGATTAGGACTATAAATTTCTACAGTTTTATCCTGTGGATTAATAAGCCATCCTAGTTGTAATCCTGAGTCTAAATACTCCTGCATTTTTTCTTGTAGTGGTTTAAGCCTATCGGTTTTTGACCTTAATTCAATTACAAAATCAGGGCATATTGGGGGGAATCCTTCTCTTTCTTTTTCCGTTAGTTTTTCCCATTTTGCCAAAGATACCCACGCAACATCTGGACTGCGATCGCCTCCATTTGGTAAACTAAAAATAGTAGATGAACTAAATACTTTTCCTAATTTTTTCTGTCGATTCCAGTTATTAATATCTGTAATTAAATTAGCTTCTTTTTCACCACTTTCACCACCAACAGGGGACATAATAATTAATTCTCCTTGAGAATTTCTTTCTAATTGTAATTCGGGATTATTAATACAAAGTTGATAAAATTGCTCTCGATTTAAGGCAGTAATTGAGTTCAAATTTAATATAGTATTCATGATTTTTTATATAATTTGATAATTTATTAATTTAATAATCAAGATTAATATTTAAGTCTGGTAAGATATTTTCTCCTGATAAATTAATAGGCATTTTTAGCACTTCTACTGATTGATTAGAACGATAAATTTCTACAGTTTTATCCTGTGGATTAATAAGCCATCCTAGTTGTAATCCTGAGTCTAAATACTCCTGCATTTTTTCTTGTAGTGGTTTAAGCCTATCGGTTTTTGACCTTAATTCAATTACAAAATCAGGGCATATTGGGGGGAATCCTTCTCTTTCTTTTTCCGTTAGTTTTTCCCATTTTGCCAAAGATACCCACGCAACATCTGGACTGCGATCGCCTCCATTTGGTAAACTAAAAATAGTAGATGAACTAAATACTTCTCCCAGTTTTTTTTGACGATTCCATAAAGCAATATCAAGAATTAAATTGGCTTCTTTTTTTCCACTCTCACCACCAACAGGGGACATAATAATTAATTCTCCTTGAGGATTTCTTTCTAATTGTAATTCGGGATTATTAATGCAAAGTTGATAAAATTGCTCTC is a window from the Cyanobacterium sp. Dongsha4 genome containing:
- a CDS encoding Uma2 family endonuclease; this translates as MNTILNLNSITALNREQFYQLCINNPELQLERNSQGELIIMSPVGGESGEKEANLITDINNWNRQKKLGKVFSSSTIFSLPNGGDRSPDVAWVSLAKWEKLTEKEREGFPPICPDFVIELRSKTDRLKPLQEKMQEYLDSGLQLGWLINPQDKTVEIYSPNQSVEVLKMPINLSGENILPDLNINLDY
- a CDS encoding Uma2 family endonuclease, which encodes MATILNLNSITSLNREQFYQLCINNPELQLERNPQGELIIMSPVGGESGKKEANLILDIALWNRQKKLGEVFSSSTIFSLPNGGDRSPDVAWVSLAKWEKLTEKEREGFPPICPDFVIELRSKTDRLKPLQEKMQEYLDSGLQLGWLINPQDKTVEIYRSNQSVEVLKMPINLSGENILPDLNINLDY